Proteins from a genomic interval of Calypte anna isolate BGI_N300 chromosome 6, bCalAnn1_v1.p, whole genome shotgun sequence:
- the LOC103531464 gene encoding pulmonary surfactant-associated protein A2, with translation MLPPQLFHKILGVAFFVLPWCAQAVPPLDYNEMGDVVHQLEHRVSKLEEVLHLEKMITTSGEKVFATNGERADFDTAVKKCKEAGGSIASPRNPKENDAILYFVKKFNTYAYLGIKASLIPSKFQFLDGTPLTYTNWHSNEPSGKGEEACVEMYTDGTWNDKVCRKSRLIVCQF, from the exons ATGCTGCCTCCACAGCTGTTCCACAAAATCCTAGGAGTGGCTTTCTTTGTGCTCCCATGGTGTGCTCAAG CTGTCCCACCACTGGATTATAATGAAATGGGAGATGTTGTTCATCAATTAGAACATCGGGTGTCCAAGCTTGAAGAAG TCCTCCACTTGGAAAAGATGATAACAACATCAGGAGAAAAAGTATTTGCTACCAATGGGGAAAGAGCCGATTTTGATACTGCagtgaaaaaatgcaaagaggcTGGAGGGTCTATTGCCAGTCCAAGGAACCCCAAGGAGAACGATGCCATTCTCTACTTTGTGAAAAAGTTTAATACCTACGCCTACCTGGGGATAAAGGCATCTCTGATTCCAAGCAAGTTCCAGTTCCTGGATGGCACCCCACTGACATACACTAACTGGCATTCAAATGAACCTTCTGGCAAAGGAGAAGAGGCATGTGTGGAGATGTACACTGATGGTACCTGGAATGACAAAGTGTGCAGAAAGAGTCGCCTTATTGTCTGCCAGTTTTAG